Genomic window (Nitrososphaerales archaeon):
TTTTAACGGTTTGAATATTTAGAGTGAGTTTAGAGGAGTAGTAGAGGAATTCCGCTACATCCCACGCTTTATCACCACCGAGGCTCGCCTGCTCCAGATCTGTAAGGTAAATTTTACCATTAAAGAGTACCGCATTACTCGGCTTGGTATCGCCGAGTGTATAACCCGCTCTATGTGCTATACCGATCGCTTCACCGTACATCTTTACAGCTTCTTCACTACCTCTTCCTTCATACAGATCGTGAATGACCTTACCTAAATTTACACCATCGATGAACTTTGTTACAAGTATCCTATCGTTGAGGATTACTGAAACGATTTCTGGTGTATTCAGGCCGTACCTTCTTAAGGTCCTGATCGCAAAGTATTCTCTGTATAGCCTTGAGATAGGGGCCATATCGAACCTCTTCGCGAAGGCCCATAGACCGAGTAAAGCCCACTTCAAAGATTTGATATCTCTAAACTTCTTTACTACCAACTTCACTACATTGATGCCATCATCTAACGTATAAACTCTCGAGATATTGTATACCTCACCCAACTGCTCTCCTTTGATCAGTCTAAATCCCTTACCAAGGCCTAGTACTTCAGCTACTTGATAGATCCAATCCTCATCATCGATTATCAATAAGCCCTCTTCGATCCTCCACAGATGTTTAGGTTGTCGAAGATTCTCTGGAACTTCGACGATATCTTTAGAACGAGAAATTTTCGAAAGGATTTCCTTAGTTACTACACTAGGCCTTACACGCCCCGCATACGTATGCACCGCATACTGAGTAACACCACGAGTTGCATACGCTATTAAGGATGAGAGTCGGGCCAATTTATTCGCCAGATCCTTACGTGTTACCCTCACTACTCCATCATTATATGAAATCAAACCTTCTTGCTTCAAACTGATCGCAGCGGCTTCAAAGCCCTTTAAAGTAGCCCGAAGATTCTCTTCAGCATAGTTCCCACTGTACGTCTTCACGTAGCTATAAAGGGCAGGAGGGTAGATCGTTGCCCTCTTCTTCAATTTTTCAAATAAAAAGTATTCAAGGGGTAAGATGATTTCGGTGATGAACGGGCCATGTATAGAAGCTATTTCATATAGGGTCTCTAACATCACCCTCTTTTTGTAGGTCGTTTCTACATTCCATAAAAACTCTTCACCAACCAAAGCCTCATAGATATTCAAAAATCTACCTATGACGAACTCTCCCAAAGAAGCCTGATTCGCATCGGCGATCAGGGCATCTCGATCTACGAGCAGAGCAGAAACATTGAGTTCACCTTCTACGTAAGAGTACTTGATTTTATTTCGATAACCTTCTAAGACTACGATCAGATCGTAATCGCTGTTGGGCTTCGCATAACCAGCGACCTTAGAACCGTACGCACAGACGGCAGTTAATCTATTACGTTTTGTAATATTCTCAACTACATTAAGAAGGGTCTGCTTCTCAATCTGATTTAACCTACACACCTTCACTACTTTCTCTCTCCCACTCATTCAATTTACTTACCAATAATGGATCGAACCTTGCATTCAGGATCGATGATATGGGTATTTTAATGGTACCGATTTCAGGAGAGAGTTTGATCATAGGCATCTTCTTTCCGATCCACAGCTTCGCCACCTTTTGATTCAATTTCTCATCGACCAATCCATTGGAGAATCTTCTCTCAATAAGTTTGACCAAAGCCCGATCCTTCAAGACTCGCTTCGCATCGTACAATTTGCTCGAATCGAAGTATCTCGACTCGAAGAGTGTAAAAGGTTGTTCATCCGAAATCGTCTCCAATTTAATGAACCTCCTAACGAGTTCTAGATAATGTAAAAACTCATGGGCTAAGACTGCATGAATCGTGGTCCTTACACTGTGTAAAATTAGAGGTGCTGATAGTTCTACGTAAATCTCTAGACCCCTTTCATCGACCAGAGGGAGTGTCCTTGCATAGAGAATCCCAACTTTTCCAACTTCTACACTACTCGAAACTACGGGGAGGGCCGGCTCGATATAGTACTTGGGGTAGGGGATGCCGGAGGCCCTCTCCACACGTGCCACACCCTCTTCCACATACTTCATCCTCCTCTTGATCCTATTCACGATACTTGGGCGAAGTAGCCCTAAAGACCCTGCCTGTTCAACCTTCGATAGTGGTGTGAAAGGTCGTTGGTTGTATAACAATTCGATCACCTCACCGACCTTATCTGATCGAGCCTCTGCCTAATTATCTGAAGGACTACGTTAGGATCGATCTTACCACCCGATTCTTTCATCACACAACCCATCAGATAATTTATCGCTTTCTCATTCATAAGGGCATCCTTTACCGCCCTTTCATTCTCTTTAAAGACTTTATCCACAACCTGTAAGATATAATCCTGGTCAGAAATCTTCTCCAACCCCTTCCCCTTCACAATTTCGCTCGGCATCTTGCCCGTTGAAACCATCTCTATGAATATAGACTTCGCAAGACTTCTACTGATCACACCATCATCGATAAGGCGTACCAATTCCGCAAAATGATCGGGTTTGACATTCAAAGATTCGATCTCTTTATTCGTATCAGCCAAATAGGCGAGTAAATCACTAGCCAACCAATTCGCGATCTCTCTTGCATTAGGGTATAGTTCGATGCTCTTTTCAAAGAGATCGGCCAAAGCCTTTCTACTAGTTAAAACTTCAGCCGTTTGTGATGGAAGGCCGTACCGATCCATAAATCTTCTTTTACGCGCCTCCGGTAATTCGGGCATCTCGCTCAAAACTTGTTGTATCATTTCATTCGAGATTTCGATAGGTACAAGATCGGGCTCTGGAAAGTACCTATAATCTTCCTCTTCCTCCTTCACCCTTAAGCTGAATGTAACCCTCCTTACATCATCCCAGTGTCTCGTTTCACTCTTCACCTCAATACCTTTCGATACGAGGTTCCTCTGCCTAGTGATTTCAAACCTTAGAGCCCTCTCCACTTCTTTAAAGGATGAAATATTCTTGATTTCGACCCTTCTCCCACCACCAAACGATATATTCGCATCACACCTTATCGCGCCCTCCAAATTCGGATCACATAAACCTAAATGCTCCAGTATAGAACTCAACTTCTGGAGAAAGAGCCTTGCTTCTTTGGGCGAATTCATATCAGGCTCGGTTACGATCTCTATCAGAGCGATACCCGCTCGGTTGTAGTCGATGTAAGTTGTGCTGGAGGATTCGATCGTACCATCGTAACTCAATTTGCCAGTATCTTCTTCCAACTGAATCCTTCGTATATTGATGATCTTACCATCATCCAAACTTAATCGACCTCCCGTTGCTAATGGCATACCACCAGCTTTGTCATATTGAGAAATTTGGAAGTTCTTGGGCATGTCCGGATAAAAGTAGTTCTTTCGATAGAATAGCATCCTCTCAGATATTTTAGCATTTAATGCCAGAGCGATCATCAATGCATACTTTAGTGCTTTTTCATTCAGAACCGGTAATGAACCAGGCATACCAAAGCATACCGGGCAGATGTTGGTATTCGGCCCTTTCCCTCGATAATCTGAAGAGCAATTACAGAATAATTTGCTCTTAAGTTTTGTAAGTTGGCAGTGAACTTCAAGCCCTATCCTTACCAAATCCTCCTTAACCATACACTTCAACCATTTACACTAAAACAATTCTGCTCAAAAGTGTACGCTACTCTAAATAGTAAATCTTCCCTATAAATCTGTGCTATGATCTGCAATCCTATGGGTAGGCCGTGATGAATGCCACAGGGTATAGAGATGGCGGGCAGACCGGTCAGATTGGCAGGTACTGTATCGATATCACACATATACATCTCCAATGGATCTTTCACCTTTTCACCGAGCTTAAAGGGTAAGATCGGCATCGTAGGGCATATCAAAACATCACACTTCTTGAAAGTCTGATCGAACTCCCTTCGAATCAGTGTACGAATCCTCTGAGCCTTTAAGTAGTACTCATGGAAGTATCCGGCTGAGAGTGCGTAGGTTCCGAGGATGATGCGCCTTTTGACTTCCAGACCGAATCCCAACCGCCTATTCTTCGAAAAGACGGTATTCCAATCGTAATTTTTATCCGGGGCTCTAAATCCGTACCTTAAACCATCGTACCTTGCCAGATTCGAACTCGCCTCAGACATCGCGATAATATAATATGTTGGTAAAGCGTATTCGAGCGACTTTATAGATAACTCGGTATAAGAGGCGCCCAAGCCCTCCAAACTCTTGATAGAATCCCACACATACTTTGCCACTACCTCATC
Coding sequences:
- the gatB gene encoding Asp-tRNA(Asn)/Glu-tRNA(Gln) amidotransferase subunit GatB produces the protein MVKEDLVRIGLEVHCQLTKLKSKLFCNCSSDYRGKGPNTNICPVCFGMPGSLPVLNEKALKYALMIALALNAKISERMLFYRKNYFYPDMPKNFQISQYDKAGGMPLATGGRLSLDDGKIINIRRIQLEEDTGKLSYDGTIESSSTTYIDYNRAGIALIEIVTEPDMNSPKEARLFLQKLSSILEHLGLCDPNLEGAIRCDANISFGGGRRVEIKNISSFKEVERALRFEITRQRNLVSKGIEVKSETRHWDDVRRVTFSLRVKEEEEDYRYFPEPDLVPIEISNEMIQQVLSEMPELPEARKRRFMDRYGLPSQTAEVLTSRKALADLFEKSIELYPNAREIANWLASDLLAYLADTNKEIESLNVKPDHFAELVRLIDDGVISRSLAKSIFIEMVSTGKMPSEIVKGKGLEKISDQDYILQVVDKVFKENERAVKDALMNEKAINYLMGCVMKESGGKIDPNVVLQIIRQRLDQIRSVR